A single region of the Triticum dicoccoides isolate Atlit2015 ecotype Zavitan chromosome 2B, WEW_v2.0, whole genome shotgun sequence genome encodes:
- the LOC119368476 gene encoding protein FLOWERING LOCUS T-like, which translates to MSRDPLIVGGIVGDIVDYFDASARLRVLYSNREITNGSELRPSQVANQPTVQITGRPGSLYTLVMVDPDVPSPSDPSQREYLHWLVTDIPERGDVSCGTEVVPYERPQPTAGIHRVAFVVFRQAVRQAIYAPGWRSNFVTRDIAECYSLGAPVAAAYFNCQREGSCGGRRYR; encoded by the exons ATGTCGAGGGATCCGCTGATCGTCGGGGGGATCGTCGGCGACATCGTCGACTACTTCGACGCGTCGGCGCGGCTGAGGGTGCTGTACAGCAACCGCGAGATCACCAATGGGTCCGAGCTGAGGCCGTCGCAGGTGGCGAACCAGCCGACGGTGCAGATCACAGGGCGACCCGGATCGCTCTACACGCTG GTGATGGTAGACCCTGATGTACCTAGCCCAAGCGACCCTTCCCAACGGGAGTACCTCCACTG GTTGGTCACAGACATACCAGAACGAGGTGACGTGAGCTGTG GAACTGAGGTGGTGCCGTACGAGAGACCGCAGCCGACGGCGGGGATCCACCGTGTGGCGTTCGTGGTGTTCCGGCAGGCGGTGCGGCAGGCGATCTACGCACCAGGCTGGCGCTCCAACTTCGTCACCAGGGACATTGCGGAGTGCTACAGCCTCGGCGCTCCGGTCGCCGCAGCCTATTTCAACTGCCAGAGGGAGGGcagctgcggcggccggaggtaCCGGTGA